The Cotesia glomerata isolate CgM1 linkage group LG7, MPM_Cglom_v2.3, whole genome shotgun sequence genome segment TAGTTAACAAATTTAAAGCAAGCAGTGTTTGAAATTAATCgtcaacttttatttaattgtcactcgagtgaaaaaatttcaactctAAACATGTGTTATATGATTACTAACTACTAACTACGTTGTACAGAAGCAAGGATAGCTGAAGTCACTCATGATGGAGTAATTATTgaagcaattaaaaattttaaataaacaatcaaagttttaaaaataccaACCGATTCAAAAGCCCAAACTGCATTTCGTGATAGGATGGTCGTTGGATCTGAGTTGAAACACCTTATGAAGATTGGACTGTTTTCCGTTGTTCGAGCAAGCAAATGACAGTAATATTCATAAGACTGCTCTTTGAATTTAACGGTATATTTTACCAAAATCGTGTACCGTTTTTCTTCACCAAATCGCAGAACCTCAGCTTTTTGCACCTTCAGCGAATATGGGCTAGGCGGACCCGTATTAT includes the following:
- the LOC123268588 gene encoding uncharacterized protein LOC123268588, which produces MDSNIFLIFLLICVTKLCIVDLQPVRTYKGKLNPNDTQVVDFAKEGFQEFFKGLNNTGPPSPYSLKVQKAEVLRFGEEKRYTILVKYTVKFKEQSYEYYCHLLARTTENSPIFIRCFNSDPTTILSRNAVWAFESRKRMITQQPMKQVYEFYNKTM